A stretch of the Corylus avellana chromosome ca6, CavTom2PMs-1.0 genome encodes the following:
- the LOC132184350 gene encoding uncharacterized protein LOC132184350 isoform X1, which yields MVWAVSQQLARGKRTRIWGGAFLCWLCLMLATPKIPHSPKHHLFVDMRNFLGVPNTLNVITNFPFLVVGVLCFVLCLQGNFFNISLRGEVWGWALFYAGTAGVAFGSAYYHLKPDDDRVIWDTLPMMIAYSSLYSSFVAERVGERIGLSCLFALLLVAFLSTGYERKYNDLRLCMAFQLIPSIAIPGMTCLFQPKYTHSRYWLFAAGAHILAKFEGVADRKIYRANRYFISGHSLEHLCLAMVPVLFSVMLMYRRMKFQRLGDYKERL from the exons atgGTGTGGGCTGTGAGTCAACAGCTTGCAAGAGGGAAGAGAACTAGGATTTGGGGAGGAGCATTCCTGTGTTGGCTTTGCCTCAtgttggccacccccaagatCCCTCACTCTCCCAAACACCATCTCTTTGTTGACATGCGCAACTTTCTCG GAGTGCCTAACACTTTGAATGTGATTACAAATTTCCCATTTTTGGTTGTGGGTGTTCTGTGTTTTGTTCTCTGTCTCCAAGGAAACTTTTTTAACATAAG TTTGCGAGGAGAGGTATGGGGTTGGGCTCTATTTTATGCAGGAACAGCAGGGGTGGCTTTTGGGTCTGCTTATTATCATTTGAAGCCCGATGACGATAGAGTAATTTGGGACACCTTGCCG ATGATGATCGCGTATTCCTCGCTTTACTCTAGTTTCGTAGCGGAAAGAGTGGGGGAGAGGATTGGATTAAGTTGTCTATTTGCCCTCCTTTTAGTCGCTTTTCTTAGCACGGGTTACGAAAG AAAATATAATGATCTTCGGTTGTGCATGGCGTTCCAGTTGATTCCGTCGATAGCCATCCCAGGCATGACGTGCTTGTTCCAACCCAAGTATACTCACTCAAGATATTGGTTGTTTGCAGCAG GGGCACACATTCTAGCCAAATTTGAAGGTGTTGCTGACAGGAAAATATACCGAGCAAATCGTTACTTTATCAGTGGGCACTCCTTGGAGCATTTATGTTTAGCAATGGTCCCTGTTCTGTTCAGTGTTATGCTCATGTATAGAAGGATGAAATTTCAGAG ATTAGGCGATTATAAAGAGCGTCTGTGA
- the LOC132184350 gene encoding uncharacterized protein LOC132184350 isoform X2, which yields MVWAVSQQLARGKRTRIWGGAFLCWLCLMLATPKIPHSPKHHLFVDMRNFLGVPNTLNVITNFPFLVVGVLCFVLCLQGNFFNISLRGEVWGWALFYAGTAGVAFGSAYYHLKPDDDRVIWDTLPMMIAYSSLYSSFVAERVGERIGLSCLFALLLVAFLSTGYERKYNDLRLCMAFQLIPSIAIPGMTCLFQPKYTHSRYWLFAADLNFQKNGDALNVSTDL from the exons atgGTGTGGGCTGTGAGTCAACAGCTTGCAAGAGGGAAGAGAACTAGGATTTGGGGAGGAGCATTCCTGTGTTGGCTTTGCCTCAtgttggccacccccaagatCCCTCACTCTCCCAAACACCATCTCTTTGTTGACATGCGCAACTTTCTCG GAGTGCCTAACACTTTGAATGTGATTACAAATTTCCCATTTTTGGTTGTGGGTGTTCTGTGTTTTGTTCTCTGTCTCCAAGGAAACTTTTTTAACATAAG TTTGCGAGGAGAGGTATGGGGTTGGGCTCTATTTTATGCAGGAACAGCAGGGGTGGCTTTTGGGTCTGCTTATTATCATTTGAAGCCCGATGACGATAGAGTAATTTGGGACACCTTGCCG ATGATGATCGCGTATTCCTCGCTTTACTCTAGTTTCGTAGCGGAAAGAGTGGGGGAGAGGATTGGATTAAGTTGTCTATTTGCCCTCCTTTTAGTCGCTTTTCTTAGCACGGGTTACGAAAG AAAATATAATGATCTTCGGTTGTGCATGGCGTTCCAGTTGATTCCGTCGATAGCCATCCCAGGCATGACGTGCTTGTTCCAACCCAAGTATACTCACTCAAGATATTGGTTGTTTGCAGCAG ATTTGAACTTTCAGAAGAATGGAGATGCCTTGAATGTGTCAACTGATCTTTAG
- the LOC132184350 gene encoding uncharacterized protein LOC132184350 isoform X3 has translation MVWAVSQQLARGKRTRIWGGAFLCWLCLMLATPKIPHSPKHHLFVDMRNFLGVPNTLNVITNFPFLVVGVLCFVLCLQGNFFNISLRGEVWGWALFYAGTAGVAFGSAYYHLKPDDDRVIWDTLPMMIAYSSLYSSFVAERVGERIGLSCLFALLLVAFLSTGYERKYNDLRLCMAFQLIPSIAIPGMTCLFQPKYTHSRYWLFAAEEWRCLECVN, from the exons atgGTGTGGGCTGTGAGTCAACAGCTTGCAAGAGGGAAGAGAACTAGGATTTGGGGAGGAGCATTCCTGTGTTGGCTTTGCCTCAtgttggccacccccaagatCCCTCACTCTCCCAAACACCATCTCTTTGTTGACATGCGCAACTTTCTCG GAGTGCCTAACACTTTGAATGTGATTACAAATTTCCCATTTTTGGTTGTGGGTGTTCTGTGTTTTGTTCTCTGTCTCCAAGGAAACTTTTTTAACATAAG TTTGCGAGGAGAGGTATGGGGTTGGGCTCTATTTTATGCAGGAACAGCAGGGGTGGCTTTTGGGTCTGCTTATTATCATTTGAAGCCCGATGACGATAGAGTAATTTGGGACACCTTGCCG ATGATGATCGCGTATTCCTCGCTTTACTCTAGTTTCGTAGCGGAAAGAGTGGGGGAGAGGATTGGATTAAGTTGTCTATTTGCCCTCCTTTTAGTCGCTTTTCTTAGCACGGGTTACGAAAG AAAATATAATGATCTTCGGTTGTGCATGGCGTTCCAGTTGATTCCGTCGATAGCCATCCCAGGCATGACGTGCTTGTTCCAACCCAAGTATACTCACTCAAGATATTGGTTGTTTGCAGCAG AAGAATGGAGATGCCTTGAATGTGTCAACTGA
- the LOC132184244 gene encoding pathogen-associated molecular patterns-induced protein A70-like, whose protein sequence is MFEQSVDSILSIWASMNSWFTSTVLFVLLNVMIGTIAITSSRGAQKHSNRQQEAQEHPQQPQIARSPSILQRFKSINFYSYRSQETTTAFEQTTDSYTHYASNQNLETEQPQLSRSPSMLRRLKSISLSNYRFQEQPNPSISLEESDTHYSNFQQPRETEDEEEEEEEEEAEEEEEEEEEEELAQASDQDEEVDQYDEQTLDEIYGKLQGAQVSRTRSDTKPASGEVPVKLSRKMKKSASAKSAFVHFEEEDIVEIRRPETVRERKVGVTEDDDDEVNARADDFINRFKQQLKLQRLDSIIRYKDANIRASGK, encoded by the coding sequence ATGTTTGAGCAATCTGTAGACTCCATACTTTCAATTTGGGCTTCCATGAACAGCTGGTTCACATCGACTGTTCTCTTCGTCCTCCTCAACGTCATGATTGGCACTATTGCCATTACCTCGAGCCGAGGCGCCCAAAAACACAGCAACCGACAACAAGAAGCCCAAGAACACCCACAACAACCCCAAATTGCTAGATCTCCGTCCATTTTGCAGAGGTTCAAATCCATCAACTTCTACAGCTACAGATCCCAAGAAACAACCACCGCCTTTGAGCAAACCACTGACTCGTACACCCATTACGCTTCCAACCAGAATCTTGAAACAGAGCAACCCCAACTTTCTAGATCTCCATCTATGCTTCGGAGGCTCAAGTCCATCAGCCTCTCCAATTATCGTTTCCAAGAACAACCCAACCCATCAATTTCCCTGGAAGAATCAGATACCCATTACAGTAATTTCCAACAACCCCGAGAAACAGAggatgaggaggaagaagaagaagaagaagaagcagaagaagaagaagaagaagaagaagaagaagagctggCCCAAGCCTCAGACCAAGACGAAGAGGTAGATCAATACGATGAGCAGACGCTGGATGAGATTTACGGCAAGCTACAGGGCGCTCAAGTTAGCAGAACCCGTTCTGATACCAAGCCAGCATCGGGCGAGGTGCCGGTAAAGCTCTcaaggaagatgaagaagtCGGCGAGCGCCAAGTCGGCGTTTGTGCATTTCGAAGAGGAGGATATTGTTGAGATTCGCCGGCCGGAAACTGTGAGGGAAAGAAAGGTTGGGGTGACGGAGGATGACGATGATGAGGTGAACGCCAGGGCCGACGATTTCATCAACAGGTTCAAGCAGCAGTTGAAGTTGCAGAGGCTGGATTCCATTATAAGGTACAAGGATGCGAACATAAGGGCGAGTGGGAAGTAA
- the LOC132184291 gene encoding pathogen-associated molecular patterns-induced protein A70-like: MFEQSVDSILSIWASMNSWFTSTVLFVLLNVMIGTIAITSSRGAQKHSNRQQEAQEHPQQPQLARSPSILQRFKSINFNSYRSQETTTAFEQTTDSYTHYASNQNLETEQPQLSRSPSMLRRLKSISLSNYRFQEQPNPSISLEESDTHYSNFQQPRETEDEEEEEEEEEEAEEEEGGGGGGEEEEELAQASDQDEEVDQYDEQTLDEIYGKLQGAQVSRTRSDTKPASGEVPVKLSRKMKKSASAKSAFVHFEEEDIVEIRRPETVRERKVGVTEDDDDEVNARADDFINRFKQQLKLQRLDSIIRYKDANIRASGK; this comes from the coding sequence ATGTTTGAGCAATCTGTAGACTCCATACTTTCAATTTGGGCTTCCATGAACAGCTGGTTCACATCGACTGTTCTCTTCGTCCTCCTCAACGTCATGATTGGCACTATTGCCATTACCTCGAGCCGAGGCGCCCAAAAACACAGCAACCGACAACAAGAAGCCCAAGAACACCCACAACAACCCCAACTTGCTAGATCTCCGTCCATTTTGCAGAGGTTCAAATCCATCAACTTCAACAGCTACAGATCCCAAGAAACAACCACCGCCTTTGAGCAAACCACTGACTCGTACACCCATTACGCTTCCAACCAGAATCTTGAAACAGAGCAACCCCAACTTTCTAGATCTCCATCTATGCTTCGGAGGCTCAAGTCCATCAGCCTCTCCAATTATCGTTTCCAAGAACAACCCAACCCATCAATTTCCCTGGAGGAATCAGATACCCATTACAGTAATTTCCAACAACCCCGAGAAACAGAggatgaggaggaagaagaagaagaagaagaagaagcagaagaagaagaaggaggaggaggaggaggagaagaagaagaagagctggCCCAAGCGTCAGACCAAGACGAAGAGGTAGATCAATACGATGAGCAGACGCTGGATGAGATTTACGGCAAGCTACAGGGCGCTCAAGTTAGCAGAACCCGTTCCGATACCAAGCCAGCATCGGGCGAGGTGCCGGTAAAGCTCTcaaggaagatgaagaagtCGGCGAGCGCCAAGTCGGCGTTTGTGCATTTCGAAGAGGAGGATATTGTTGAGATTCGCCGGCCGGAAACTGTGAGGGAAAGAAAGGTTGGGGTGACGGAGGATGACGATGATGAGGTGAACGCCAGGGCCGACGATTTCATCAACAGGTTCAAGCAGCAGTTGAAGTTGCAGAGGCTGGATTCCATTATAAGGTACAAGGATGCGAACATAAGGGCGAGTGGGAAGTAA